TCCTGTCTTTGGATTCTCTTTTAAAATCCTTAAGAGTTCCAAAAGGTCAGTTTTGATATGGGGATAGCTTTTGTGAAGAATGCGAACTTGTTGCTTAAAATATTCTGTGGGGATTGCCTTATAGCTCATTCAAAAAGTTCTCAAGGGTTTCTTCTCCTAATTTCCCTTTTCTTTGCATCTTTACTTCCTGACAGGCTTGCTTAAGACCAAACAGAATTTTTTGCTTTTCCCTTAAGCTATCTAATTCTTCAGTTACATCCTTTCATACCTTAAGTGGAAGGATAATTTCTCTAGCCTTGCCCTTTTCATCAGTAATATATCTACAAGAAGTAGCTAAACTTGGCATAATCTACCCCCCTTATTAACAAAATCATCATTGTTATACTGAAACAAATTGATTTTGGGTGTAACATATCTTATTCTATCAAAATTTTTATCCCTTTGCAATAAAAATTGTGAGTAATCACCTATTAGAAATGGCTTTCAGCCTATTCATTATTCGCCTATAATCTTTACCTTTGGCAAAACGGGGTTGGCAATTTTCTATAAGGATGGGAATAATACGAGAGGAAACGATTCTTTTATCAGCAAAGATACAGGTAAATATAAAACTTTCCCTCCCATCAAGCCTTCTTTGGTCAAAGACAAAGTTACCTAAACTATAAATGATAAACTTCCCCTTATATTTTTCTACACCCTGGATTACATGGGGATGATGACCTATTACCAAATCTGCACCGTTATCAATGACTCTGTGGGCATACTCCTTTTGTTCATCTGATGGAAATGGTGCAAATTCAGCCCCCTAATGAAAGGATACAATAATAAAGTCAACCGTTTTCCTGATACTTTTTATCTCTTCTATCATACCGTCAATATCCGTCTGATTAGGCCCTGGTAGATCTTCAGAATATGCTATCCCTTCAAGAGGCATAGTTACACAGGCTAAAAATGCAAAAGTCATCCCTTTTTTCTCTATTATCGTTGCCCTTGATGCTTCTTTCTGGTCTTTACCAGCTCCTGTTGTGTAAAAACCATTTCGTTCCAAGATTTCCTTTGTATCTACAAAAGCATTCCTTCCATAATCAAGTGTATGGTTGTTCGCCAGACAAATTATATTAAACCCAGATTTTTTTAATCCCTCAACAAACTGCGGCTCTGCCCTGAAGGTATAAATTTTACCCAAAGGGTCGCCCCTTTCTGATATTGGGCATTCTAAATTACAAAAGGCTAAATCATGCGATTTGATAAAGTAAGCAGTATTCTCAAATGGGTAATTCACACCTTTTTTCTCAATTATTACCCTTACGCCCCTATCAAGCAATATATCTCCTACAGCACAAAAATTTACTTCCTCTCCTGATGCGTAATGTTCTGGATAAAATAAAAACAGAAGACAGGATAAAATGATTAACATTAGCAAAAATTAAGACCCAGAACTATATATGTATCTTGGTCTTGGAACATTATGAGCAGGCCTATTTAATAAATATTCTTTTATCCAGTCTGGTAAAGGAGGTGCTTTGCCTTGTTTCAGCATTTTTTGCC
Above is a genomic segment from bacterium containing:
- a CDS encoding DUF3160 domain-containing protein, whose translation is MLSIDGYLKLTRGAVFSYYEFIHPASDRLTDEKWQKMLKQGKAPPLPDWIKEYLLNRPAHNVPRPRYIYSSGS